A region from the Lolium perenne isolate Kyuss_39 chromosome 4, Kyuss_2.0, whole genome shotgun sequence genome encodes:
- the LOC127349164 gene encoding uncharacterized protein translates to MLLREKTCAWMDFPLRIGLCGMLYTGIIMAQGKTLQKRAFAAMAICRPVREVVKALLDKYNDDNSHLWDPVYELKEIVSYKPCFDGKGCTYRSYSHLNMTMKTKGDDDPTCANNKLFFAEVTCMIDEHEEYVLTCICPVEPDDNGECHMCGDEMKHPTNAEYKHGRPMSPVRWCSHADADDLYDKLVTVRDEAWLKEEEARVRRMFKEVDEAIKMDTRWDDHGKTDKYVVPARRKLVKPDQHLLNSFHL, encoded by the exons ATGTTGTTGAGAGAAAAAACAT GTGCATGGATGGACTTTCCTCTGAGGATAGGTTTGTGCGGGATGCTTTATACTGGCATCATAATGGCACAAGGAAAAACTCTGCAGAAGCGCGCCTTTGCTGCCATGGCGATCTGTCGCCCTGTCCGGGAAGTGGTTAAAGCTCTATTGGACAAGTACAACGATGACAATAGTCATTTGTGG GATCCTGTATATGAACTAAAagaaatagtgagctataaaccaTGTTTTGACGGGAAAGGCTGCACTTATAGGTCATACTCACATTTGAATATGACCATGAAGACTAAAGGAGATGATGATCCTACATGTGCCAACAATAAACTATTTTTTGCTGAAGTCACCTGCATGATTGACGAACATGAAGAGTACGTGCTCACCTGTATCTGCCCAGTTGAACCTGATGACAATG GTGAATGCCATATGTGTGGAGATGAAATGAAGCACCCCACCAATGCTGAATACAAACATGGCCGCCCCATGTCACCCGTTAGATGGTGTTCTCATGCTGATGCAGATGACTTATATGATAAG CTAGTTACCGTTCGTGACGAGGCTTGGCTGAAAGAGGAGGAAGCTAGGGTGAGACGCATGTTCAAAGAAGTGGATGAGGCTATCAAGATGGACACCAGATGGGATGACCATGGAAAGACGGATAAGTACGTAGTACCGGCTAGACGAAAATTAGTTAAACCAGATCAACATTTATTGAACAGCTTTCATCTTTAG
- the LOC127296764 gene encoding uncharacterized protein isoform X3: protein MDRNSRRSKGVGYIEFYDVMSVPMAIALSGQLLLGQQVMVKPSEAEKNLVQSNASSSLAASGGARKLYVGNLHSNITEEQLRQVFEPFGLVELVQLPVDPLTGLCKGFGFVQFARLEDAKSAQSLNGQLDIAGRVIKVSAVTDQGGMQASGATTGDLDDDEGGGLALNASSRALLMQKLDRSGVTTSLTSGMGATGVNTSVALAPASVLGAPTATPLLQTAISGLRLIPGAALPVITQSIGTAPPSECLLLKNMFDPAVETDPDFDLDIKDDVREECSKYGQVRHIFVDKNTAGFVYLRFDSIPAAMGAQKALQGRWFAGKMISATYMSTEQYEAKFPELTG, encoded by the exons ATGGACCGAAACTCACGACGTTCAAAAGGAGTTGG GTACATTGAATTCTATGATGTTATGTCTGTTCCAATGGCCATTGCTCTCTCTGGTCAGCTGCTTCTTGGTCAACAGGTGATGGTTAAGCCATCAGAGGCTGAAAAGAATTTAGTTCAGTCAAATGCTAGTTCAAGTTTAGCAGCTTCCGGTGGAGCAAGAAAGTTGTATGTTGGAAATCTTCATTCCAATATTACGGAAGAACAATTGAGACAG GTCTTCGAACCATTTGGACTGGTTGAGCTTGTCCAGCTGCCTGTGGATCCACTTACTGGACTGTGCAAAGGTTTTGGTTTTGTTCAG TTCGCACGTCTTGAAGATGCCAAATCTGCTCAGAGTTTAAATGGTCAACTCGATATTGCTGGAAGGGTAATCAAG GTTTCAGCTGTGACGGACCAAGGGGGAATGCAAGCTAGTGGGGCAACGACGGGAGATTTGGACGATGATGAAGGTGGAGGCTTG GCACTGAATGCTAGCTCGAGAGCTCTTCTTATGCAGAAACTGGACCGCAGTGGCGTTACAACCAG TTTGACTTCTGGGATGGGTGCTACTGGTGTGAACACTTCGGTGGCATTAGCACCTGCATCCGTTCTTGGTGCACCTACAGCCACTCCTTTGCTGCAAACAGCAATATCTGGTCTCCGTCTAATTCCAGGGGCAGCTCTTCCGGTTATCACCCAATCCATTGGCACGGCTCCACCGAGTGAATGCCTACTGCTCAAGAATATGTTTGATCCAGCTGTGGAG ACGGATCCTGATTTTGATTTGGATATTAAAGATGATGTTCGAGAAGAATGTTCTAAGTATGGTCAAGTAAGGCACATTTTTGTGGACAA AAATACTGCGGGCTTTGTGTACCTGCGGTTCGATAGCATACCAGCTGCTATGGGTGCACAGAAAGCACTCCAGGGGAGATGGTTTGCGGGAAAGATGATCAGTGCAACCTATATG TCTACTGAGCAGTACGAAGCGAAGTTCCCGGAGCTAACTGGGTAG